In Citrus sinensis cultivar Valencia sweet orange chromosome 2, DVS_A1.0, whole genome shotgun sequence, a single genomic region encodes these proteins:
- the LOC102614198 gene encoding gibberellin 2-beta-dioxygenase — protein MVVQSQPAALDPLSNLIKSCKPTSLFTEIPEVDLTDPAAKTQIVKACEEYGFFKVVNHGVSLELMNKLEAEAVKFFSQSQSEKDKASPPDPFGYGSKRIGPNGDVGWIEYLLLNANPQLTSHKTLAIFQERSQKFRRAVDEYIVAVKKMSYQVMELMADGLNITPRNVMSKLLKDERSDSCFRLNHYPPCPDHQLQALSGRNLIGFGEHTDPQIISVLRSNNTSGLQIQLRDGTWVSVPSDQSSFFLNVGDALQVMTNGRFKSVKHRVLADTNKSRISMIYFGGPPLSEKIAPLPTLLAEEEESLYKEFTWCEYKMSAYKSRLADHRLGLFEKTTAKRSGQISPN, from the exons ATGGTGGTTCAGTCACAGCCAGCAGCATTAGACcctttatcaaatttaatcaaatcatGCAAGCCGACGAGTCTGTTCACAGAAATTCCTGAAGTAGACCTCACGGACCCTGCAGCTAAGACTCAAATAGTAAAGGCCTGTGAGGAATATGGCTTCTTCAAGGTTGTTAATCATGGGGTGTCATTGGAGCTCATGAACAAATTAGAAGCTGAAGCTGTCAAATTCTTCAGTCAGTCTCAGTCTGAGAAAGACAAGGCTAGCCCTCCTGACCCTTTTGGCTATGGCAGCAAAAGAATTGGCCCTAATGGTGATGTTGGTTGGATTGAATATCTCTTACTCAACGCCAACCCTCAACTCACTTCCCACAAAACTCTTGCCATTTTCCAAGAACGCTCACAGAAATTCCg GCGTGCGGTGGATGAGTACATAGTAGCAGTGAAGAAAATGTCATATCAGGTAATGGAATTGATGGCAGATGGGCTGAACATAACGCCAAGGAATGTGATGAGCAAGTTATTGAAAGATGAAAGGAGTGACTCGTGCTTCAGGCTGAACCACTACCCGCCTTGCCCAGATCATCAGCTGCAAGCATTGAGTGGTAGAAATTTGATTGGGTTTGGGGAGCACACTGACCCTCAAATTATTTCTGTCTTAAGATCTAACAACACATCTGGCCTCCAAATCCAACTCAGAGATGGCACTTGGGTTTCAGTCCCATCTGATCAATCTTCTTTCTTCCTCAATGTTGGCGATGCCTTGcag GTAATGACTAATGGGAGGTTCAAAAGTGTGAAGCATAGAGTGTTGGCTGACACTAACAAATCAAGAATTTCAATGATATATTTTGGAGGGCCACCTTTGAGCGAAAAGATAGCGCCTTTACCAACTCTATTGGCAGAAGAAGAGGAAAGCTTGTATAAGGAATTCACATGGTGTGAATACAAAATGTCTGCATACAAGTCAAGGTTGGCTGATCACAGGCTTGGGCTGTTTGAGAAAACTACTGCCAAACGATCTGGTCAAATTTCCCCAAATTAG